In one Cercospora beticola chromosome 1, complete sequence genomic region, the following are encoded:
- the COX13 gene encoding Cytochrome c oxidase subunit 6A, mitochondrial (BUSCO:EOG09265JVH) translates to MSDDEERVTMPFKFVTGFDARFPNQNQTKHCWQNYVDYNKCILAKGEDFKPCRQFYLAYRSLCPASWTERWDDQRENGTFPTRLDQ, encoded by the exons ATgtctgacgatgaggagcgCGTAACCATGCCATTCAAGTTCGTGACTG GCTTCGATGCCCGCTTTCCGAACCAGAACCAGACCAAGCACTGCTGGCAAAACTATGTCGACTACAACAAGTGCATTCTCGCAAAGGGCGAGGACTTCAAGCCTTGCCGCCAG TTCTACTTGGCCTACCGATCGCTTTGCCCAGCATCTTGGACTGAGAGGTGGGATGATCAGCGAGAGAACGGAACGTTCCCGACGAGATTGGACCAATAG
- a CDS encoding uncharacterized protein (MEROPS:MER0018285), translating to MRLIPLLIAFGLSLAALYPQNEQQITLLEGPEFDLIKKLKIAEIIPTVLDEFKPFLTLNVSWPKDAAEVGNTIKVKKMKKTPKIQLLGHLPNLRRLSDASEIPQLTLILTDPDARSRDNPDWSQMCHWIITNVTLTDTSGEGLENGLEHAEEIVEYQPPGPPPKTGKHRYVFAALAPKNGTSARLHLSKPKQRQHWGYGIVRAGVREWAEENGLAVVGANFVYAQDKKQ from the exons ATGAGATTGATACCACTGCTCATTGCCTTCGGGCTCAGTCTCGCAGCACTGTACCCTCAAAACGAGCAACAAATAACGTTGCTTGAAGGACCCGAATTCGACCTGATCAAGAA ACTGAAAATCGCCGAAATCATCCCAACAGTCCTCGATGAATTCAAGCCATTCCTCACACTGAACGTATCCTGGCCAAAAGACGCAGCAGAAGTCGGCAACACCATCAAAGTCAAGAAAATGAAAAAGACGCCAAAGATTCAACTCCTCGGCCACTTGCCCAACTTGCGACGCCTCTCAGACGCAAGTGAAATCCCCCAGCTAACTCTCATCCTCACCGACCCAGACGCTCGCAGCAGAGATAATCCTGACTGGAGCCAAATGTGTCACTGGATTATCACCAATGTCACTCTCACAGACACGAGTGGGGAGGGTCTCGAGAATGGATTGGAGCACGCCGAGGAAATTGTTGAGTATCAGCCTCCTGGACCGCCGCCGAAGACGGGAAAGCATAGATATGTGTTTGCTGCTCTGGCGCCGAAGAATGGGACTTCGGCTAGGTTGCATTTGAGTAAGCCTAAGCAGAGACAGCATTGGGGATATGGGATTGTGAGGGCGGGAGTTCGAGAGTGGGCTGAGGAGAATGGTCTTGCGGTGGTGGGTGCGAATTTTGTGTATGCTCAAGATAAGAAACAGTAG
- a CDS encoding uncharacterized protein (BUSCO:EOG09260KNI), which translates to MANVWSIRGQALKLNTAEDIEKHIGPLRDNADIEEVHLEGNTIGVEASEALAKVLETKQKLKTANLADIFTGRLLSEIPQALDALLTALLKCPNLHTVNLNDNAFGLNTVEPLRPFLSKHTPLQHLYLNNNGLGPAAGTLVAEALAQLAENKAAARKEGKNVPDLETVVCGRNRLETGSMPAWVKAYTANNKVKTVKMVQNGIRQEGIAQLLQHGLSQCVTLDTLDLQDNTFTALAAKTLSTVVPTWTEIRELAVGDCLLSARGGRMLGEALAKAGNKKLEILRLQYNEIDAKGLKAISDAATTDSALPRLRRVELNGNKFAEEDASIEALRNVLEKRKEDSAEEYPGVDEDDEDAWGVDELDELEDEDSDEEEDDDEVEAEEEKVVKEADAAEAQPVAQKKDADVDDLANALGKTEIK; encoded by the coding sequence ATGGCCAACGTCTGGAGCATTCGAGGCCAAGCCCTCAAGCTGAACACGGCCGAAGATATCGAGAAACATATCGGCCCACTGCGAGACAACGCCGACATCGAAGAAGTGCATCTCGAAGGAAACACAATCGGCGTCGAAGCCTCAGAGGCCCTAGCCAAAGTTCTCGAAACGAAGCAAAAGCTCAAAACCGCCAATCTCGCCGACATCTTCACCGGCCGTTTGCTCTCCGAAATCCCCCAAGCACTCGACGCCCTCCTCACAGCACTCCTGAAGTGCCCAAACCTCCACACAGTTAACCTCAACGACAACGCCTTTGGCCTCAACACCGTCGAGCCTCTCCGCCCTTTCCTCAGCAAACACACCCCCTTGCAACACCTCTACCTAAACAACAACGGTCTCggtccagcagcaggaaccCTCGTCGCCGAAGCCCTCGCCCAACTAGCAGAAAACAAAGCCGCAGCACGAAAAGAAGGCAAAAATGTCCCCGACCTCGAAACAGTCGTATGTGGCCGAAATCGTCTCGAAACAGGCTCTATGCCCGCCTGGGTAAAAGCCTACACAGCCAACAACAAAGTCAAAACAGTCAAGATGGTGCAAAATGGAATCAGACAAGAAGGCATCGCgcagctcctccagcacgGTTTGAGCCAGTGCGTTACATTGGATACTCTCGATCTCCAAGACAACACTTTCACCGCCCTCGCTGCAAAGACTCTCTCGACTGTTGTCCCAACCTGGACCGAAATCCGTGAGCTCGCCGTAGGAGATTGTCTCCTCTCCGCTCGAGGAGGTAGAATGCTAGGAGAAGCACTTGCCAAAGCCGGAAACAAGAAATTGGAAATTCTACGATTGCAATACAATGAAATCGACGCCAAGGGTCTGAAGGCAATTTCCGATGCTGCAACGACAGATTCAGCGTTGCCCCGTTTGAGAAGAGTTGAATTGAACGGAAATAAATTCGCCGAGGAAGATGCTTCGATTGAGGCTTTGAGGAACGTGTTGGAGAAGCGGAAAGAGGATTCTGCGGAAGAGTATCCTGGtgtggatgaggatgatgaggatgcttGGGGAGTGGACGAGTTGGATGAGttggaggacgaggactcggatgaagaggaagatgatgatgaggtagaggcggaagaggagaaggttgTCAAGGAGGCGGATGCTGCGGAGGCTCAGCCTGTGgcgcagaagaaggatgCCGATGTGGACGATCTTGCGAATGCTCTCGGTAAGACTGAGATCAAGTGA
- a CDS encoding uncharacterized protein (BUSCO:EOG09264W7W): MPGLRQTHALHTTGAALSPTERERLIEPYLPRESPSSPRKTSHNDGPRFHHRQRVRPAMRQLVHLFLFNVVHAIFSIYVRTRQIYHALYDRICAVLYYHHRTPELIRRDVKPLDRVPKHLSVILDLPPEGGKKDALETLLNDACELVAWSASAGIPMLSMYEQTGILKSSLPHLHRRINRTLTSYYGATSPQKPSISLRSPNLPSYSPPQFADLPNGTNHNHSDTSAPHINVLLLDSTDGRQTIVDLTKTLAEMSQNGKLSPADISQDLIDAEITESVMGEPDLLIVFGERVVLEGYPPWQIRLTEIFYAQDNVAGVGYQIFLRALYRYAKAEFRFGR, encoded by the exons ATGCCCGGGTTACGCCAGACCCACGCGCTGCACACGACAGGTGCAGCATTGTCGCCGACGGAGCGAGAAAGATTGATCGAGCCGTACCTGCCACGCGAGTCGCCCTCATCCCCGCGGAAGACCTCACATAACGATGGCCCGCGATTCCACCACCGACAACGCGTGCGTCCGGCAATGCGTCAACTCGTGCATCTCTTCCTGTTCAATGTCGTGCATGCCATCTTCAGCATTTACGTCCGGACTCGACAGATCTACCACGCGTTGTATGACCGCATCTGCGCCGTGCTTTACTACCACCACCGCACGCCCGAGCTGATCAGGAGGGATGTCAAGCCGCTGGATAGAGTGCCCAAGCACTTGAGTGTCATTTTGGATCTGCCGCCTGAGGGTGGGAAGAAAGATGCGTTGGAGACACTTTTGAATGATGCCTGCGAGCTTGTGGCATGGAGTGCAAGCGCAGGAATTCCTATGCTCTCCATGTATGAGCAGACAG GCATCCTCAAATCCTCGCTCCcacacctccaccgccgcatCAACCGAACTCTCACATCCTACTACGGAGCAACCTCTCCTCAGAAGCCCTCCATTTCCCTCCGTTCTCCGAACCTTCCCTCATACAGCCCGCCTCAATTCGCAGACCTTCCCAACGGCACGAACCACAATCATTCCGACACGTCAGCACCTCACATCAACGTCCTGCTCTTGGACTCCACAGATGGCCGACAAACAATAGTAGACCTCACCAAAACACTCGCCGAAATGTCACAAAACGGCAAGCTATCACCCGCAGACATCAGTCAAGATTTGATCGACGCCGAGATCACAGAAAGCGTCATGGGCGAGCCAGATCTTCTGATCGTTTTTGGCGAAAGGGTCGTTTTGGAAGGATATCCACCTTGGCAAATACGTCTCACAGAAATCTTTTATGCTCAAGACAATGTTGCAGGTGTAGGGTACCAGATTTTCCTGCGAGCGTTGTATCGATATGCCAAGGCTGAGTTTAGGTTTGGGCGATAA
- a CDS encoding uncharacterized protein (BUSCO:EOG09260NZ8~CAZy:GT57), whose translation MAPNTPSHRPRKKRKGDLVSSSSSNGTVYQDPTTKHDQPAFPLVAFFWPIKGALSQWVALPCILMVVGLFRWCTAIWPYSGFQKPPMHGDFEAQRHWLEITTNLPTTHWYFHDLQWWGLDYPPLTAYHSWLLGKIGAFINPSWFALYQSRGLDDPDLKVFMRATVYLSEHLVYIPAVVVCARHLARLHNINSWEAAIALTAILMQPATILIDHGHFQYNTVMLGLFVAAVSNILAGRALWACLFFVGALGFKQMALFWAPAIAAYLAGTCIFPRVDIARLFGIAITTIGSFALVFLPLLLGTAWDAYRGILLPSDATLPPLLDSLPFKLDDQAVYWPYVVQLAQAVHRIFPFSRGLFEDKVANIWCTIHASGVHKLHQYDQGLLSKAALALTLASILPPCLIIFLRPKKELVPLALATTAWGFFLCSYQVHEKNILLPLLPMTLLLAAENGMKPAIRAWVGYANLAANWTLFPLLSKDELRMPYLVLTSLWAYLMGLPPFSISAYTKPASEGGVNVLTKLVHLGTYLAMIAWHAAELFVPPPKDKPDLWIVANVCLGAAAFGLCYLWCLWDLAVQSGALSFVGIHQPSTTTEKKTK comes from the coding sequence ATGGCCCCGAACACCCCCTCCCATCGaccgagaaagaagagaaaaggaGACTTGGTctcaagcagcagctccaATGGCACAGTGTACCAAGATCCTACAACAAAACACGACCAGCCTGCATTTCCTCTGGTGGCATTCTTCTGGCCGATAAAAGGAGCTCTATCGCAATGGGTAGCATTGCCATGCATCCTCATGGTAGTCGGACTCTTCCGCTGGTGCACCGCCATCTGGCCATATTCAGGATTCCAAAAACCTCCCATGCACGGCGATTTTGAAGCTCAGCGCCATTGGTTAGAGATTACAACAAACCTGCCCACAACACACTGGTACTTTCACGATCTTCAGTGGTGGGGTCTGGACTATCCTCCGTTGACGGCGTACCACTCGTGGCTTCTCGGAAAAATTGGCGCATTCATCAACCCCTCGTGGTTCGCACTATATCAGTCTCGCGGACTGGACGATCCGGACTTGAAAGTCTTCATGCGCGCTACTGTTTATCTTTCCGAGCATCTGGTCTACATCCCGGCAGTGGTCGTCTGTGCACGACATCTCGCGCGTCTGCACAACATCAACTCATGGGAGGCAGCGATTGCGTTGACTGCAATTCTCATGCAACCTGCCACCATCCTTATTGATCATGGACACTTCCAATATAACACAGTCATGTTGGGGCTGTTCGTGGCTGCAGTTTCCAACATACTTGCTGGGAGAGCACTCTGGGCCTGCCTCTTTTTTGTGGGTGCGCTCGGCTTCAAACAAATGGCGCTCTTCTGGGCGCCAGCAATCGCAGCGTACCTCGCTGGTACTTGCATCTTTCCGCGAGTGGATATAGCCCGCTTGTTTGGCATCGCAATAACTACAATTGGCTCATTCGCCCTAGTCTTCCTGCCGCTACTGTTAGGCACGGCCTGGGATGCATATCGCGGCATTCTGCTACCGTCTGACGCGACATTGCCACCGCTTTTGGACTCGTTACCTTTCAAATTGGACGATCAGGCAGTCTACTGGCCTTATGTAGTACAGCTTGCCCAAGCTGTGCATCGGATCTTTCCGTTCTCGAGGGGCTTATTCGAAGACAAGGTGGCCAACATCTGGTGCACGATCCACGCATCAGGCGTTCACAAACTCCATCAGTACGATCAAGGACTACTGAGTAAAGCCGCTCTAGCCCTCACACTGGCATCGATACTACCTCCGTGCTTGATCATCTTCCTCCGGCCGAAGAAAGAACTAGTTCCATTGGCGCTGGCCACGACAGCTTGGGGATTCTTCTTGTGCTCGTATCAAGTGCATGAGAAGAACATTCTATTGCCTCTTTTGCCGATGACATTACTCCTGGCAGCAGAAAACGGAATGAAGCCCGCCATTCGAGCATGGGTAGGATATGCCAACCTCGCCGCCAACTGGACCTTGTTCCCACTCCTTTCCAAAGACGAGCTGAGAATGCCGTACCTGGTCCTGACGTCTTTATGGGCATACCTCATGGGTCTCCCACCTTTCAGCATCAGCGCCTACACGAAACCCGCGAGTGAGGGCGGCGTCAATGTGCTCACCAAGCTCGTCCACCTGGGCACGTACCTGGCCATGATAGCGTGGCATGCCGCGGAGCTTTTCGTGCCACCACCGAAGGACAAACCAGACCTCTGGATAGTAGCAAACGTGTGCCTGGGAGCTGCGGCTTTCGGTCTATGTTACCTTTGGTGTCTTTGGGACCTCGCAGTCCAGAGCGGCGCATTGAGCTTCGTCGGCATCCACCAGCCATCAACGACCacagagaagaagacgaaataG